From a region of the Streptomyces tirandamycinicus genome:
- a CDS encoding acetoin utilization protein AcuC: MSGRALLMWDEAVTKYDFGPGHPMDPVRLALTMGLVRAYGLDRAVDVVAGKPAGESTLRLVHREDYVAAVRSASEDPRAADPSYGLGTMDDPAFAGMHEVSAMIAGHSVGAAEAVWRGDAPHAVNFAGGLHHAMPGSASGFCIYNDASLAIARLLELGAERVVYLDVDVHHGDGVQAAFWDDPRVLTISLHEHPRTLFPGTGWPEETGGPGKGEGSAVNVALPAGTGDEGWLRAFHAVVPELLRDFRPQVLVTQHGADTHFEDPLAHLAVSLDAQRLVQEACHSLAHAYVEDGRWLALGGGGYAVVDVVPRSWTHLVGIAAHAPVDPESVIPSSWRDEVYARTRQLGPGRMTDGRTPAWRPWEDGYDPADRLDQAVLATRRAVFPLRGLLP, translated from the coding sequence GGTGACGAAGTATGACTTCGGCCCCGGGCATCCGATGGATCCCGTGCGGCTCGCGCTGACCATGGGGTTGGTGCGGGCCTACGGGCTGGACCGCGCCGTGGACGTGGTGGCGGGCAAGCCCGCGGGCGAGTCGACCCTGCGGCTGGTCCACCGCGAGGACTATGTGGCGGCGGTGCGGTCCGCTTCGGAGGACCCGCGGGCGGCGGACCCGTCGTACGGGCTGGGCACGATGGACGACCCGGCCTTCGCGGGCATGCACGAGGTGTCGGCGATGATCGCGGGGCACTCCGTGGGGGCGGCCGAGGCGGTGTGGCGGGGCGATGCCCCCCATGCCGTGAACTTCGCCGGCGGGCTGCACCACGCGATGCCGGGTTCGGCCTCCGGCTTCTGCATCTACAACGACGCGTCGCTGGCCATCGCGCGGCTGCTGGAGCTGGGGGCCGAGCGGGTCGTGTACCTGGACGTCGACGTGCATCACGGGGACGGTGTGCAGGCGGCGTTCTGGGACGACCCGAGGGTGCTGACGATCTCCCTGCACGAGCATCCCCGGACGCTCTTCCCGGGCACCGGATGGCCGGAGGAGACGGGTGGCCCGGGGAAGGGCGAGGGCTCCGCGGTCAACGTGGCGCTGCCCGCGGGGACCGGGGACGAGGGCTGGCTGCGCGCGTTCCACGCCGTCGTGCCGGAACTGCTGAGGGACTTCCGCCCGCAGGTCCTGGTCACGCAGCACGGAGCCGACACGCACTTCGAGGACCCGCTGGCGCACCTGGCCGTCTCCCTGGACGCCCAGCGGCTGGTGCAGGAGGCCTGCCACTCGCTGGCGCACGCGTACGTCGAGGACGGGCGCTGGCTGGCACTCGGCGGGGGCGGTTACGCGGTCGTGGACGTGGTGCCGAGGTCCTGGACCCACCTCGTCGGGATCGCCGCCCATGCGCCGGTGGACCCGGAGTCGGTGATCCCGTCCTCGTGGCGGGACGAGGTGTACGCGCGGACACGGCAGTTGGGTCCGGGGCGGATGACGGACGGCCGCACGCCGGCATGGCGTCCTTGGGAGGACGGCTACGACCCGGCGGACCGGCTGGACCAGGCGGTGCTCGCGACGCGCCGCGCGGTCTTCCCGCTGCGGGGCCTGCTCCCTTAG
- a CDS encoding phosphatase, producing the protein MVSRGALRAHLLAAGLAGPVATSREESLRSYRLFAARDPRVTLGLDPEWAWGERDLIALMADRCGVSGDPQHVSGQDVIDPERTLSGLDAFAGRLAAVAERRGTVLFGTGHPQRLLGFYAALADALSAAGCLVLTPAQGRCVDITTRFGVRTHTIDYVRGVAMVRAPGAREAGCGTGVHTHSPLPVRAALEGAAESGTSLPELVVGDHGWVCGAGQLGFEAIGLADVDDPALFVGEAEGRVSVAVPLDDAVRSPCYRPLTRYVLNRACLSR; encoded by the coding sequence GTGGTGAGCAGAGGGGCGCTGCGGGCGCATCTGTTGGCGGCGGGACTCGCCGGGCCGGTGGCGACGTCCCGGGAGGAGAGCCTGCGGAGCTACCGGCTGTTCGCGGCGCGGGATCCGCGGGTCACGCTCGGGCTCGACCCCGAGTGGGCCTGGGGCGAACGGGACCTGATCGCGTTGATGGCGGACAGATGCGGGGTGTCCGGGGATCCGCAGCATGTTTCCGGTCAGGACGTCATCGATCCGGAGCGCACGCTGAGCGGGCTCGACGCGTTCGCCGGGCGGCTGGCGGCGGTCGCCGAACGCCGCGGGACCGTGCTGTTCGGGACCGGGCATCCGCAGCGGCTGCTCGGCTTCTACGCCGCGCTGGCAGACGCACTGTCGGCGGCGGGCTGTCTCGTTCTCACACCCGCGCAGGGGCGATGTGTCGACATAACGACCCGGTTCGGCGTACGTACGCACACCATCGACTACGTACGGGGAGTCGCGATGGTGCGAGCACCCGGAGCGCGGGAAGCGGGGTGTGGCACCGGCGTGCACACCCATTCCCCCCTCCCGGTGCGGGCCGCGCTGGAGGGTGCGGCGGAGTCCGGTACCTCCCTGCCGGAGCTGGTGGTCGGGGACCACGGTTGGGTCTGCGGCGCAGGTCAGCTCGGTTTCGAGGCCATCGGCCTGGCGGACGTGGACGATCCGGCGCTGTTCGTCGGGGAGGCCGAGGGGCGGGTGTCCGTCGCCGTCCCGCTGGATGACGCTGTGCGGTCCCCTTGCTACCGGCCGCTTACTCGCTATGTACTCAATCGGGCGTGTCTGTCACGGTAA
- a CDS encoding helix-turn-helix domain-containing protein, whose amino-acid sequence MAAGERPLNEVKFLTVAEVASVMRVSKMTVYRLVHSGHLPAIRVGRSFRVPEQAVHEYLRESFVGVESA is encoded by the coding sequence ATGGCTGCTGGCGAAAGGCCTCTCAACGAGGTCAAGTTCCTGACCGTGGCGGAAGTCGCCTCGGTGATGCGCGTGTCGAAGATGACCGTGTACCGCTTGGTGCACAGCGGTCATCTGCCGGCGATCCGGGTGGGCAGGTCCTTCCGGGTTCCGGAGCAAGCGGTTCACGAGTACCTCCGGGAATCCTTTGTGGGGGTCGAATCGGCCTGA
- a CDS encoding 30S ribosomal protein bS22: MGSVIKKRRKRMAKKKHRKLLKRTRVQRRNKK, translated from the coding sequence GTGGGCTCTGTTATCAAGAAGCGGCGCAAGCGGATGGCCAAGAAGAAGCACCGCAAGCTGCTCAAGCGCACGCGTGTCCAGCGTCGCAACAAGAAGTAA